A section of the Flavobacterium sp. CG_23.5 genome encodes:
- the recA gene encoding recombinase RecA: MSTEKEAKLKALQLTLDKLDKTYGKGTVMKMGDKAIVEVETISSGSLGIDLALGVGGYPRGRIIEIYGPESSGKTTLTLHAIAEAQKAGGIAAFIDAEHAFDRNYAEKLGVDIENLIISQPDNGEQALEIAENLIRSGAIDIVVIDSVAALTPKSEIEGEMGDSKMGLHARLMSQALRKLTGTISKTNCTVFFINQLREKIGVMFGNPETTTGGNALKFYASVRLDIRRSTQIKDGDNVLGNRTKVKVVKNKVAPPFKIAEFDIMYGEGISKTGEILDLAVEFEIIKKAGSWFSYGETKLGQGRDAVKSLIKDNPELADELELKIKARIKELAEA; this comes from the coding sequence ATGAGTACAGAGAAAGAAGCAAAATTAAAAGCGTTACAACTTACGCTAGACAAATTGGACAAAACCTACGGAAAAGGTACGGTGATGAAAATGGGAGACAAAGCCATTGTAGAAGTAGAAACTATTTCTTCGGGGTCTCTAGGGATTGATTTAGCCTTAGGAGTTGGTGGTTATCCAAGAGGAAGAATTATTGAAATATACGGTCCGGAATCATCTGGTAAAACAACATTGACACTTCACGCGATTGCTGAAGCTCAAAAAGCAGGTGGAATTGCTGCTTTTATTGATGCGGAACATGCATTCGACAGAAATTATGCGGAGAAATTAGGAGTAGACATTGAAAATCTAATCATTTCTCAACCAGATAATGGAGAACAAGCATTAGAAATTGCCGAAAACTTGATTCGTTCAGGTGCAATTGACATTGTAGTAATTGACTCGGTTGCTGCTTTGACTCCAAAAAGTGAGATCGAAGGGGAAATGGGAGATTCTAAAATGGGACTTCATGCTCGTTTAATGTCTCAAGCATTACGTAAACTAACCGGTACCATCAGCAAAACAAATTGTACTGTTTTCTTTATCAATCAATTGAGAGAGAAAATTGGAGTAATGTTCGGAAATCCAGAAACTACAACTGGAGGAAATGCATTGAAGTTTTACGCTTCAGTACGTTTAGATATTCGTCGTTCTACACAAATCAAGGATGGTGATAATGTACTTGGAAACAGAACCAAAGTTAAAGTGGTGAAAAACAAAGTGGCTCCGCCATTTAAAATCGCTGAATTTGACATCATGTATGGTGAAGGAATTTCAAAAACAGGAGAAATTTTAGATCTTGCTGTAGAATTTGAAATCATCAAAAAAGCGGGTTCTTGGTTTAGTTATGGTGAAACCAAATTAGGACAAGGTCGTGATGCGGTAAAATCTTTAATCAAAGACAATCCAGAATTAGCAGACGAATTAGAATTAAAAATAAAAGCAAGAATAAAAGAATTAGCTGAAGCATAA
- a CDS encoding lysophospholipid acyltransferase family protein, which yields MKGLKIIFWTLWRVWFYILMAIPILAMFPFLVLSILTESGYPYFFKMARIWAKFILFGMGFYYKVEKNQELESHKSYMIVANHTSMADIMLMLATIKNPFVFVGKHELAKIPLFGFFYKRSCILVDRGCPKSRMEVFNQAQNRIDRGLSVCIFPEGGVPDDESVLLDTFKDGAFRLAIEHQIPIVPISFADNKKRFSYTFFSGSPGIMRVKIHSQVDTFGKTGSSRKVIREEVRNTIYSQLQEFEKTENENKFAF from the coding sequence TGTTTCCTTTTTTGGTGCTTTCCATTTTGACCGAAAGCGGATATCCTTACTTTTTTAAGATGGCTCGAATTTGGGCAAAATTCATTCTCTTTGGAATGGGTTTTTATTATAAAGTTGAAAAAAACCAGGAACTGGAATCCCATAAAAGCTATATGATTGTTGCCAATCACACTTCCATGGCCGATATCATGCTGATGCTGGCCACCATTAAAAATCCTTTTGTTTTTGTTGGTAAACACGAGTTGGCCAAGATTCCATTATTTGGATTTTTTTACAAACGAAGCTGTATTTTAGTCGATCGAGGCTGTCCAAAAAGCAGAATGGAAGTTTTTAATCAGGCGCAGAATAGAATTGATAGAGGATTGAGTGTTTGTATTTTCCCAGAAGGCGGCGTGCCGGATGATGAATCGGTATTGTTAGACACTTTTAAAGACGGCGCTTTCAGATTAGCGATTGAACATCAAATACCTATTGTTCCAATTAGTTTTGCCGACAATAAAAAAAGATTTTCCTATACTTTTTTTAGCGGAAGCCCAGGAATTATGAGGGTTAAAATACATTCGCAAGTAGATACCTTTGGTAAAACCGGAAGCAGTAGAAAAGTAATTCGGGAAGAAGTTCGAAATACCATTTACTCTCAATTGCAGGAATTTGAAAAGACCGAAAATGAAAATAAGTTTGCTTTTTAA